The Saprospiraceae bacterium genome includes a window with the following:
- a CDS encoding DsbA family protein encodes MWEKVNKRIHSFIGDPICSWCYGFSPELDKIILAFPETPFEIVMGGLRPGGTEKMGDLRDFLHEHWTEVHRTSGQRFNFAILKKSEITYDTEPACRAVILAGKMNPAIKYDYFKTVQESFYIQNNLPNDDDTYVQIAAGLGLDPKEFHKRFKQGQAKMDAYSDFDLAGSMGIKSFPALVAKIDGKLYMVTNGYQKADRIIKLLANRGLK; translated from the coding sequence ATATGGGAAAAGGTCAACAAAAGGATACACTCATTTATAGGTGACCCGATCTGTTCCTGGTGTTATGGTTTTAGCCCTGAATTAGACAAGATTATCCTTGCATTTCCCGAGACTCCGTTTGAGATCGTCATGGGCGGTTTGAGACCCGGAGGAACGGAAAAGATGGGTGATTTAAGAGACTTTCTGCATGAACACTGGACAGAGGTCCACAGAACAAGTGGTCAGAGATTCAATTTTGCGATCCTTAAAAAATCTGAAATCACATACGATACCGAACCAGCATGCAGGGCAGTCATATTAGCAGGGAAAATGAATCCGGCTATAAAATATGATTATTTTAAAACTGTGCAGGAATCATTTTACATCCAAAACAATCTGCCCAATGACGACGATACATATGTACAGATAGCTGCAGGTTTGGGTCTGGATCCCAAAGAATTTCACAAACGATTCAAGCAGGGCCAGGCAAAAATGGATGCATATTCTGATTTTGACCTTGCCGGATCCATGGGCATCAAGTCTTTTCCGGCATTAGTTGCAAAAATAGATGGTAAGTTATACATGGTGACCAATGGGTATCAAAAAGCGGATAGAATCATTAAGTTGCTGGCTAACAGAGGTTTGAAATGA
- a CDS encoding ATPase, which translates to MSEFHIVFLVILLNLISIDLNKGLFLSGKTGVGKTVHIKLLRRLMDLNERFKIKSCQQLSLEYMEQGSNVLMLYGRNYVDYIDRNTIQQSYCFDDLGAEDEVKHYGTTTNVLGQIILMRYELFINRKVLTHFTSNLSAPHIEKCYGERVRSRLREMCNWIEYKSTSTDKRK; encoded by the coding sequence ATGTCAGAATTTCATATCGTTTTTTTGGTCATCTTGTTAAACTTGATTTCCATTGATCTCAATAAAGGCCTTTTTCTTTCCGGAAAAACAGGTGTTGGAAAAACCGTACATATAAAGCTTTTGAGAAGATTGATGGACCTGAACGAAAGATTTAAAATAAAGTCATGTCAGCAACTTTCTTTGGAATATATGGAACAAGGTTCCAATGTACTCATGCTGTACGGGCGCAATTATGTAGACTATATTGACAGGAATACGATCCAACAGTCGTATTGTTTTGATGATCTTGGTGCAGAGGACGAAGTCAAACATTACGGCACCACTACCAATGTCCTTGGCCAGATCATCCTGATGCGTTACGAGCTTTTCATCAATCGCAAAGTGTTGACACATTTCACCAGCAATCTTTCTGCGCCACATATAGAAAAATGTTACGGCGAACGCGTACGGAGCCGCCTGCGTGAGATGTGCAATTGGATAGAATACAAATCCACATCTACCGATAAAAGAAAATAA
- a CDS encoding DUF1573 domain-containing protein gives MAPSSKAKMTFESLDVNYGTIEHNSDPVRIVKFTNTGTEPLIINNATSSCGCTVPKWPTEPVAPGQSASLEVRYATDRVGRISKSITVRTNAGDHTLQVIGEVLPKKRRSSGSCCPT, from the coding sequence ATGGCACCTTCATCAAAAGCAAAGATGACTTTTGAATCGCTGGACGTGAATTATGGTACCATAGAGCACAATTCAGATCCTGTAAGAATTGTAAAATTTACGAACACAGGTACGGAACCACTTATCATCAATAACGCAACCAGTTCTTGCGGATGTACAGTACCTAAGTGGCCAACCGAACCGGTAGCACCTGGTCAAAGCGCAAGTCTTGAAGTAAGATATGCTACTGACAGAGTTGGTAGAATTAGTAAATCTATTACCGTTAGAACGAATGCAGGTGATCACACATTACAGGTAATTGGAGAAGTTCTTCCTAAAAAAAGAAGAAGTTCCGGTTCCTGCTGCCCAACCTAA
- a CDS encoding superoxide dismutase — MAFTLPALGYNYDALEPHFDARTMEIHHTKHHQAYITNLNNAIAGTALENQDLDTMLKGLDMNNMPVRNNGGGHWNHSLFWETLNPENRGRLSGPLADAIDAAYGSKETFIEKFAAAAMTRFGSGWAWLCAHPGGHVEICSSANQDNPLMPGIGCGGTPILGLDVWEHAYYLNYQNRRVDYVAAFWNVVNWNVVERKYNNEIK; from the coding sequence ATGGCTTTTACACTTCCTGCTTTAGGATACAATTACGATGCACTTGAACCCCATTTTGATGCGAGAACGATGGAAATTCATCATACGAAACATCATCAGGCATATATCACCAATCTAAATAATGCCATTGCTGGCACAGCCCTGGAAAATCAGGACCTTGATACAATGCTTAAAGGACTGGATATGAACAATATGCCTGTGAGAAACAATGGAGGTGGACACTGGAATCATTCGCTTTTTTGGGAAACTTTAAATCCCGAAAACAGAGGTAGGCTTTCTGGTCCGTTGGCTGATGCCATAGATGCAGCTTATGGAAGCAAGGAGACTTTTATTGAGAAGTTTGCAGCTGCTGCCATGACGAGATTCGGATCTGGCTGGGCATGGTTGTGCGCACATCCTGGCGGACATGTAGAAATATGCAGTAGTGCAAATCAGGACAATCCTTTGATGCCAGGTATCGGTTGCGGAGGTACACCGATCCTTGGACTAGATGTATGGGAACATGCATACTATCTGAACTATCAAAACCGTAGGGTAGATTATGTTGCAGCTTTCTGGAATGTGGTCAACTGGAATGTTGTAGAGAGAAAGTACAACAATGAGATAAAGTAA
- a CDS encoding endonuclease, which yields MKLKFLFSTLILFSSFPLNCQEIIFPGLKEDSLITELKRYYTPKNILKYDEARTKLYTEIFLEQDSIECFYSGYKIPITDKRKVLSLTAKLGIQTEHLFPRSFGAASLPALGDLHHLVPTKASINTLRRNTPFADIPDDQTKYWIHKDKVLTTIPRTQIHQYSESKSNAFEPIEFQKGDIARSIFYFYTFYQSEADKKSKTFFTSMLPDLCRWHRSDKADSTEIKRSMTIARIQSNVNPFVFDPSLVERCYCNTFPALLEKTYTVNIYPNPLKGLFTSIFRITKD from the coding sequence ATGAAACTCAAATTTCTATTCTCAACCTTAATCTTATTCTCTTCCTTCCCCTTAAATTGCCAGGAAATCATCTTCCCCGGCCTAAAAGAAGATTCCCTAATCACCGAACTAAAAAGATACTACACCCCCAAAAATATCCTAAAATACGACGAAGCCAGGACCAAACTCTATACCGAAATATTCCTGGAACAAGATTCCATAGAATGTTTTTATTCCGGGTACAAAATCCCAATCACCGACAAACGCAAAGTCTTGTCTCTGACAGCTAAACTGGGCATCCAAACCGAACACTTATTTCCCAGGTCATTTGGAGCAGCATCGCTTCCGGCACTAGGTGATCTGCATCACCTGGTTCCTACCAAAGCCAGCATCAATACACTTCGACGAAATACCCCATTTGCAGATATTCCTGATGATCAAACCAAATACTGGATCCATAAAGACAAAGTTTTGACTACAATACCCAGAACACAAATTCACCAGTACTCTGAATCCAAATCTAATGCTTTTGAACCGATTGAATTTCAAAAAGGAGACATTGCCAGGTCTATATTTTACTTTTACACTTTCTACCAATCTGAAGCTGATAAAAAGAGCAAAACCTTTTTCACTTCTATGCTCCCCGATCTCTGCCGTTGGCATCGATCGGACAAAGCAGACTCCACAGAAATCAAACGATCCATGACCATCGCCCGCATCCAATCCAATGTAAATCCATTTGTTTTTGACCCATCACTCGTTGAACGATGTTATTGCAATACTTTTCCAGCTTTACTGGAAAAAACCTACACTGTCAATATCTATCCCAATCCTTTAAAAGGACTTTTTACATCGATATTTAGGATTACAAAGGACTAG
- a CDS encoding peptidylprolyl isomerase — MKLAESGYYDGYYFIGVIKGFMVQADQKCRSRTKIRWR; from the coding sequence ATCAAACTGGCAGAAAGTGGATACTATGATGGATACTATTTCATAGGGGTGATCAAGGGCTTTATGGTACAGGCCGATCAAAAATGCAGAAGCAGGACAAAGATTAGGTGGCGGTGA
- a CDS encoding nitroreductase family protein, translated as MKKSGFIPLEYKKPSEELLIQYTSDFYRKMKSRRSVRHFSDKVVPDEVIQNIIMTAASAPSGAHKQPWTFCVIKDPDIKAKIRVAAEKEEYENYHGRMSDEWLKDLEKFETDWKKEFLTTAPCLIVIFRKAYDQEDDGSKSKNYYVSESVGIAAGFLIAAIHMAGLVTLTHTPSPMNFLQELLGRPENEKPFLLLPVGFPADGVFVPDINRKKINEVLVRY; from the coding sequence ATGAAAAAATCAGGTTTTATACCGCTAGAGTATAAAAAACCATCAGAAGAATTATTGATCCAATATACCAGCGATTTTTACCGAAAAATGAAATCGAGAAGATCAGTCCGACATTTTTCAGATAAAGTTGTTCCTGATGAAGTGATCCAAAATATCATCATGACTGCAGCTTCTGCGCCATCCGGAGCACATAAACAGCCATGGACATTTTGTGTCATTAAGGATCCTGATATCAAAGCTAAAATCAGAGTTGCAGCCGAGAAGGAAGAATATGAAAACTATCACGGTCGCATGTCTGACGAATGGCTTAAGGATTTGGAAAAGTTTGAAACCGACTGGAAAAAGGAGTTTCTGACCACTGCACCTTGTCTGATAGTGATCTTCAGAAAGGCCTATGACCAGGAAGACGATGGGTCAAAATCCAAAAACTACTATGTGTCAGAATCAGTAGGTATCGCTGCCGGATTTTTGATAGCTGCTATTCATATGGCAGGTTTGGTGACCTTGACCCATACGCCCAGTCCGATGAATTTTTTGCAGGAATTATTGGGAAGGCCTGAAAATGAAAAACCATTTTTGTTGCTGCCTGTTGGCTTTCCGGCTGATGGTGTCTTCGTTCCTGATATCAACAGGAAGAAAATAAACGAAGTTTTGGTGAGGTATTAG